GATTCCGCTGGAGTCAACGTGGGCGCCAGTGTCGCTCCGCCGCGCGGGTTGCTGAATTTTGGCTATCTCGCGCTCGCGATCTTAGTGATGCAAGCGATCCTCGGCGCGTTGGTCAGTACGAGCCACGCCGGATTGGCGTGTCCCGATTTTCCGATGTGTCAAGGGATGTGGTGGCCGGAAATGCACGGTGCCGTGGCGTTACACATGAGCCATCGGTTGGGAGCGCTGGCTGCGTTTCTGACGTTAGGCGGCTTCGGGCTATTGGGCCGACGCGTGGTTGCGTCTGCAGACCGCTTCCCCTTTCGCCTGCTGCTGCTTGTCCTCGTACTTCAATTGGCGTTAGGCATCGCGAATATCTGGTACGCGCTGGCCTTTGCGATCGACGTGGCGCATCTGGCGATGGCCACGTTACTATACATCCTTCTCATCATCTGTCTTTGGAGACTGCGTGCTCAACGCCTATTGGCAACTCACCAAGCCGCGCATTAGCCTGCTCTTTGCCGTCACGGGGCTGACCGCGTTCGTGGTCCATGGTGCGCTGCTCCGCGAGCCAGTGCGATTAGCGCTGCTGACGCTGGCGGTCTTCCTGATCGGCGGCGCTGCGAACACCTTCAATCAATATTTTGAACGCGACATCGATAAACAAATGCGTCGCACGGCGAAGAAGCGGCCATTGCCGCTCGGCCTCATGACGCCGCGTGCCGCATTGCTGTTTGGGATCGTGCTCGGCTTGCTCGGCGTCGGACTCCTGTGGTGGCGCGGCACGCCGCTCGGCGCGCTGTTGGGCCTCGGGACTATTCTGTTTTACGGTTTCTACTACACGCTTTGGTTGAAACCGCGCACGCCGTACAACATCGTGATCGGCGGCGCTGCAGGCGCTGCGGCGCCGCTCATTGCGTGGGCCGCAGTCACCGGACGACTCGATCTGGTGCCGATCCTGCTCTTTCTCTTGATATTTTTCTGGACACCGCCGCATTTCTGGGCGCTCGCGCTCTGTTGCCGCGAAGACTATGCC
This is a stretch of genomic DNA from Deltaproteobacteria bacterium. It encodes these proteins:
- a CDS encoding COX15/CtaA family protein, which codes for MRIRGTLIGLTLLTYGLIIWGAVVRRAGAGLGCPDWPLCHGAALPPSERLALIEYSHRALAGVVVLLLLWIVVRVFRNRALRAALGGLSVAAFGLLLLQAVLGALAVASELEPLIIATHLALSWLFLALILAMTFRASDSAGVNVGASVAPPRGLLNFGYLALAILVMQAILGALVSTSHAGLACPDFPMCQGMWWPEMHGAVALHMSHRLGALAAFLTLGGFGLLGRRVVASADRFPFRLLLLVLVLQLALGIANIWYALAFAIDVAHLAMATLLYILLIICLWRLRAQRLLATHQAAH
- the cyoE gene encoding protoheme IX farnesyltransferase, giving the protein MLNAYWQLTKPRISLLFAVTGLTAFVVHGALLREPVRLALLTLAVFLIGGAANTFNQYFERDIDKQMRRTAKKRPLPLGLMTPRAALLFGIVLGLLGVGLLWWRGTPLGALLGLGTILFYGFYYTLWLKPRTPYNIVIGGAAGAAAPLIAWAAVTGRLDLVPILLFLLIFFWTPPHFWALALCCREDYARVALPMLPIVAGEEETRRQIFYYSLILLPLSLGLAAVHPVGWLYLGSAGLLGALFIWFAWRLLRDKTDRAGWRLFGFSILYVLLLFLLLMVDVLFMRHG